The nucleotide sequence GCCTGGGGGGCGTTACGCGGGCTACCCGTGAAGCTATGGCGCTTTGCGAAGCGGCCGGCCACGATGTTATTTTTGTGGAGACGGTAGGCGTAGGGCAAAGCGAAACCGCCGTGCACGGCATGGTCGACTTCTTTCTGCTGCTGATGCTAGCCGGAGCCGGCGACGAGCTGCAAGGCATCAAGAAAGGCATTATGGAAATGGCCGACGCAGTTACCATCACCAAAGCCGACGGCGACAACGAATTGCCCTCACGCCGGGCCCGCCGCGAGTACCAAAATGCCCTCCACCTTTTCCCGCTGGCCCCTAGCGCCTGGTCGCCTCTCGTCACTACTAGTTCGGCGCTCACCGGCGCTGGCGTGCCCGAGGTCTGGGAGATTGTGCAGAAGTACGTGCAGCAAACCCAAGCCAGCGGCTATTTCCAGCGGCGTCGCCAAGAGCAAAACCTGCACTGGCTCCACGAAACCATTCGCGAAACGCTGGAAACCCGCTTCTTTGCCCGCCCCGAGGTAAAGCAGCAGCTCTCCACAGTGCAGCAGCGCGTGTTGGCCGGCCAACAGTCGGCCTTTAGCGCCGCTTCAGAACTGTTGGGCTTGTAGCCCGAAAATCAGCGCGGTCTAGCCTCTCTTCGGCCGGACTGCTAGGTAGTCGAGGTAATATAGCACCTTGATGGACACCGAGTTGTTGTGCGGCGTGTTGATGGTGTTGCTGAGGTTGTTGAAGTAAAGCGGCGTTGCCTCGTTGCCCGACCGGTAGTCGTAGTCGGGGTTGTTGGCATTTTTCCAGACCACGCTGATCTGCGAGCCGGGCGCAAACCACCACGAGTACACGGCGTCGATGTTGAAGGCGTTGTAGGTGTTGTCGCGGTTGCGGCGGTAGTCCACTAGCTCTTCCTGGCCGCCGGGCGAGAGACGAGCGAAGTCCTGGTAGCGCACGTTGCTGGTATAGTGCCGGGTGCGGAACGTGAACGACATGCGGTTGGAGAAGGTATAAGCCATCGACAGCACGTTGGACACCGTGACGACGTTTCGACGGCCCAAGATTACTTGCCCCACAAACTCTTGATCGAGCGGCTCGTCCTCGTCCATGCCCCCGTTCACGTAGCCAATCTGGTTTTGCTTGTAGTCCCACTCGATGTTGTAGCGGAAGTTAAGCTTGTTGTTGACGCGGTAGCGCGGCGACACCGCAAGGCCGTAGCCCATCCGACGCGGGCGCTGCAGCCGGTCGTCCTCCGCGTAGGTGCGGATACCGCCGTTCACGTCCCAAGCTAGCTTCTTCCGGTAGTCCGTCGACATAAATCCACCCACGTTGGCGCTGCTTGGCACACGTACATAATACTCGCCGAGTGGAAATACCCGCGGCTCGTAGAAGTCGTTTTTCGTGGGGTCGATATTCACATTGAAGCCAGTGGTGATAAAGCTCTTAGTGAACGTAGTTTGCATGCCCCCCGCAATACTAACATCCTGGTAACGCGTGGGCTTATAGAGCAACGACTGGGTAATTTCGCTCCAGGTATAGAGGTTGTTTACCTTCCAAAACGGCTTGTACTTGTTGTAATTGACGTAGATGTTCTGGGAGATGTTGTTGTTGCCGAATAAGATACCCAAGTCGTTGGGGTTGTAGCGGTCGGACTCGATGCCGTGGTTAAAGCCCCACGTAAGCGCCCCGCTGATTTTGCCGAAGCCTATCTGGTACTTGTAGCCATTTTGGTCGTTGATTTCCTCTTCCGAACCGAACACATTGCCGCGGCGGCGCGAGTACACGATGCGGCCATCTAGCGCGTAGGAGTTCTTTTTATTGGCAAAACGAAACAAGCCACCCGTTACGTTGGCATCATAGGTGCTGCCAGCGCGCGTCACGTTGGTGTTGATGAGCGAAACGTAGGAGTTGTTTTTCAGGCTCTGGTCGAGGACTGCGATGCTGTAATTGCTGAACGGCTGCGTTTTCACGGAGCGCTCCTCCCCCGATTCGTTGTTGCGGATGGTGGCGTACACGTCATTGCTGACGGCGTTGAAAAGTCCTACGCCCAGGCCTTTGCTGGTACGCCCCGATACTTTGGTGGCGTTCAGCAAGCGCGTTTCGGCAGGGTTTTTCACCAGCTTTTCATTGGACCCTACTTCCACGTCATAGAAGCCAATGGGTGTGGCTCCCACTCGCCGCGAGTAAAACAGGTTGCCTTTGTTGAAGAGCTCGGTGCCTTCAGTGAAGAATTGGCGGTTTTCGTTGAACTGCACCTCGAACGGCGAGAGGTTTAGCACTTGGTTGTCGCTCTGCACCTGCCCGAAATCAGGCACCAGCGTGGCATCCAGCGTGAAGCTCTCATTGATACCCCACTTCACGTCGGCGCCCCCATTGAAGCTGTTGGTGGTACGGCGCGTGCCTTCCGCGTTCAACGGGTTGTGGTTGACGTAGGTTGACACGTAGGGCGTAAGCGAAAGGCGCAACGGCGGCTTGATGTCGCGAATACCTTTCAGCTCGCCCCACTGGTTCACAAACCCGTCTACGGCCGGCTTCACTTCGTTCCAAAAGAACGCCTGGTTTTCGCGCTTGCGCTGCCGCATAAAGTTGAGGCCCCATTGCTGCTCCACGTTTTTGCTGAAGCGAATGGCCGAGTACGGAATGCGCATTTCCGCCACCCAATCGGTGCCTTTAAGGGCTGTGCGAGACTCCCACACCGCATTCCAGGCAAAATCTTCCCCGCCAGCCGGCGAGTAGCGGCAATCCATCTGCACACCGCCCGTTGTCACGAAAAAGCCATAGCCGTTGAGTTTGTCGCTGTACGTGTCCAGGAAAATGCCGATGAAATCGGTGTTGCCGAAGTCGTCGCGTGGCGTTAGTTCTCGCGGAATGGAATCGGCGTGCACATCGTGCATAATAGCCCCAACGTAGATGTTGGCGTCATCGTAGAGGATGCGCACTTCCGTGGGGTGCTTTTCGTGTGGGCCAGGATTGGGGCGGTTCTGAATGAAATCGGTGGCGGTGGGGGCCTGCTGCCAAATGGCTTCGTCCAGCAAGCCGTCCAGCTTGATAGCGTCGGTGATGCGCACGGCCTGTAGCTGACGCTTGGGAGCTGGCACTTTGGCATCGGTAGCAACGGCCGAGGGAGTGGCACTAGGTTGCTGTTGCGCAGTGGCAGAACCAGCTAGCAGCACCGTGCTCAGCCAGAAGAACAAGACAAAGCGGTAGCTGATCACGACGGAAGGGCGGGATAGAAATGGGTTCAAACAGGAAGGAACTTAACGTATGCCTAGGTGCGGCCGCAAGGAAGATTCAACGGTCTGGGGGCACTGTTGGCAGAGAAACATGGGCTAAAAAAGACCTGATTTAGATACTGGTTCGGTACTACGTCCTTGACAAACGGTACGCCACCCAACTCCGTCACGCACCATAGCTGCATTAGCGTTTTCAAGTATATGAAGCTATAGATGCTCTTCGGCGCTTAACCGTTGCTTGACCTATCTATTTTCTTGTCGAGCCGTGGTTCAGGAGTTGGCTGGAAACCTATTGTAGCCGTGAATACCGCCGTAGAGGTCAGACGTTACAACAATTTCAAAATTTATTTTCAACTCGTACTTGCCCGATAAAAAAGCCGGCCACTGTTGCAGCAGCGGCCGGCGCGGTGATTCACTCACTCACCGAAATATCTATAGTTGATGATGATTTACTGTTGTTGGTATCGGCCGAGTGCCCGAGCAGCTTGCGGTATTTAGCGGCTAGCTCTTCTGACTGCTGCGTTCCATTTACCGTCAGTCCTTTGGCATTGACTTGCAACGAGAATCCCTTCGCGTTTTTATCAAGCAACCCATCCTGCTTCAGCTCTTCCCGAATCCGGTCGGTGTTGACGTGCGGGGCTGCCGGAGCCCGTGGCACCGCAGGTACCCGCGGTACCAGAGGCGTGCGGGGCACGGCCGGGACACGCGGAACGGCAGGAGTACGCGGGAAGGCTGGCGTGCGCGGTGCCGAAGGCGCACGCGGCGCTGGCGGAGGCGGGGGCATCTCGTCGTTGAAGGCGAAAGACGAGTTGCTGTTGCTTTGCTGCTGTATATTGACTGAGCCCGTTGCGCTCAGCTTACGGCCCGTGCTGCTTTCGTATAGCTTCACGTACTTATCACGCATTGCCTCCGACTGCTTGTTGCCGTTAACCGACATGCTCTTTTGGCTCAGCGCGAAGCTGAAATTGTTGGCATCCCGAACTAAGTTGTCTTTCGCTAGCTCAGCATACAGCGCTTTGTGCCATGCTGCCTGTTCTTTGTCGCGCTGAGCTTGCTCTTTGTTGCGGCGAGTTTGCTCTACATTACGCCGCGCCTGCTCTTCGTTACGCCGTACCTGCTCTCTGTCACGTCGGGCTTGGTCTTGGTCGCGTAGCACCTGCTCTCTGTCACGGTGGGCTTGGTCTCGGTCACGTTGAGCCTGCTCTCTGTCTTGCTTTTCTTGGGTGCGCAGCTCTTGCAGTTCCTGCATATGCTCTTGGCGCAACTCCTTCAGGTTCTCCCGCAATTCTTGCTGCTCATCGGCGCTTAAGCTTTCTTTCACCAACTGGTCTTCCAGCACCTTTTCCTCGATCTGGAATTGCTTCAGCATGCTTTGGCTGGCATCATGCAGCTCCATTGCCTGCCCAGCTTCTTGCAGTGCCAGCTTCGAGAGTTCTTCGGCATCGCTGGCATTCGGCGATCTGCCGGCTAGCGCATCGGTGGCCATTCGGTTGGAGAGGGTCTGGATTCGGTCAACATGTTCTTGGCTGCCCGCAACGGTGGTTTTCGCCTTGCCTCCGGCCTGCTCCGCTTTTTCTAGGGACGCACGGTAGGCCTCCAGCTCGGCGGCGGGCACCTTTTTGCCATCCACATACACATCCGACACTGCACCGCTTTCGTCTTTCACCACCACGGTCAGGCCTTTGATTTCGTTGAGGCGGGCCTTACCGGACTTGGTGAGCAGTTTGGGGTTGGTTTGGGCATATACCACCACCGTGTCGTCGAGCGGCTTTGCTTCGCTGGCCTCGAGCCCAACGGCAGCGTCTTCTGTGGCGCCTTGCGCTTCCATTGCAGGTGCTAGTTCTGCCGCTACCTCCTCGGCTACGTCTACGGACCCAGCCGTTTCGGTGGCCGCAGTGGGTGTAGTGAATGAAGCCGCACTCAACGACAGCACCGTACTCACAGTGAGTAGCCCAACGCTGAACAACACAACACAAGCGGCCCAGAAACCATCGGAGAATGTGGGAGCCGCTGCCCGATGCTGCACCAAGCGACGTACCCGGTTCAGCAAGGAGCCCGGAGCCCCCGCGGCTGCCATAGCCAACTTCGGGCTGAGTGTGGCGGGGGCATGTTGCAAGGCAGCCAAGGAAGCCAATGCCTGCGCCAACACCAAGGAGTCGCCGCACAGTTCGGTGGCAATATCGTCGCAGCAGTTTTCGCGCTCGGTGCGCAGGCAACCCGACAGGAACCATACGGCCGGATGGTAGAAGAACAGAATTTCAGCTACCGATTGCAGCAGGTTGAACAGATAGTCGCGGCGCATCACGTGGGCGAGTTCATGGGCCAGAATAGCTTCCAGCTCACTGCCCGACAACCCCGACGCTGCACTCATAGGCAACAGCACCACCGGCTTCAGCCAGCCTATCACTAGCGGCCCCGGAACCAGCCCGGAAGCCAGAATCTGGACTGGACGACGCAGGTTGGTACGGCTGGCCAGCGCGTCGAGGCGCGTTTGCCACTCCGCAGGGAGGGCCGCCACCCGGTAGCGCCGCAGCCGCTGTACATACGCCAGGCTACCCAAGAAGCGCAATGTCATGGCCAACATGCCAAGCAGCCAGGCCACCACCACAAAAGGCATGTTGCGTTCCAGGTACACTTTGCCTGCTGTCAGCAACTGCTGCAACCGGGAGGAGGGCTGCGTTGCCATTTCGGTTTCGGCAGCTACTATCCCGTCGGTAGTCACCAGTTGGCCGTTGTCCTGAACAACCACATCGGCAGAGGCAGCCAACGAGGTGGTAGCCGGGGCTTCCGTCAGTAACACCAGCTCATTAGTAGTGGAAGTGCTGAACGTGTGGTAGTAGTAGCCAAACGTGATACCACTCAGCACCAACAGCCCGAGCAACGAGGCGGCAGCTACCCGGTACCGCAAAGCGGCGGCATGGCGGTGCAACAGCATAAGCAGCATGGCGGCGGTCAGGGCCACCAGGGCACCTTGCCAAACCGAGTGCAGCAGTGTCCAACCCAAGGCGCGCATCAGCGCCGGCGACCCATAGTGCTCAAGCAAGTTCATCGTCTTGTTTGTTAGGGTTGGAGGGGTTGCGCTGTTCTTCAATCTGGTTGAGCAAGCTCCGAATCTGCGCCAGCTCGTCGGCGGAGGTGGTGCGGTTGCCCAGGGCCTGCATCACCATTTTCATGGCCGAACCCCCGAAGGTGGAATCCACGAACCGGTCGAGGAGCAAGCCTTGGGTTTCCTCTTCCCGCACCGCGGCCCGGTAAACGTGTGTCTTGGAATCGTCTTCGCGCAACACCAAGCCTTTATCGAGCATGAGTTGGAGCAGCTTGAGCGTGGTGGTATAGCCTACCTCACGGCGCTGGTTGAGCTGGTCGTTGGCGAACCGAACCGTGCTGGGGCCATGTTGCCACAGCACCTGAAGAATCTCCAGCTCGGATTCGGTGGGTTTGGGGATGGGGGTCTTGCTCATGGAAAGGGCTGTTTTATACTACGACATGTTTCGTACATCAAACATATACGAAACATGTCGTAGATACAAACATACTATACGAAATATTTCGTGCATCACAAGCCGGACGGCCATGACCATACTCCTAGCCGCCTCTAACCAGCACGATCCTACAGCTTCTTCATCCCCTCGATGCTGCTACTTCTCAAGTTGATACCTCCGTTGGTAGTCACCACCGAAACCAGTGCGCCCCCCTCTCCTAGCTTGGTATCTAGGCTACGGCCTATTTTCCCGGTCACCGTTATCGGATAGTCAGTGCTGAGGCCGCCGTGCTGGGTGGCGGTTTTGAGTTGCGCCGAATACGCCGCCGGAATACGCCAGTTGATGCCGCCGTTGGTGGTCGTCACGTCCAGGCCCTTGCCTTCCCACTTCTTGCCGGTGAGCGTTACGTTTACGCCACCGTTCGTGGTAGTGCCGCGCACGTCGCCCCCCAGATTAGCCAGTGAAATACCGCCGTTATGGGCCTCGAATGTAACGGCCGCCTGCGTGCCTTCAATGCTGATACCGCCGTTGTAGGTGTTCAAAGCCAGGGCAGTACGGCGCGGCACAAACACCTCGTAGCTCACCGACCAGTTGTCGTCGTTGCTGGCTTCGGCCTTGAGCACGTTGCCAGTGCTTTTGATTTGCACGGCCTTCACTTGCTCTTGCGCCGCCGTGGTGGAGCTGGCCCAGCTTTGCACCCGGGCCCGCACCCGCACATCGGCCCCGTCCCAGCCGCGCACCGCAATACCTCCGTTGCGGCGGCCATCAATGGTAAGCGTTTGGCCGGCAGCCGGAGCGGCCAGCGTCAGGTCGCGGATTTCGCAGAAACCTTTCTGCTTGTTGCCGTAGCTGTTTTCTTCGCAGGTCGAGCGGAAAGCTGGAGCGGTTGGTGTCTGGGCCAGGGCGTGCAGGCTCAGGAGCGCCAGCAGGCAAGAGGTAAGTACTGTTTTCATGATGGGTAGTTGTTTATTGCTACTTGTCTATTGTTAGGGCAAGCTGTTATGTAGTGGCGGGCAGTTGGTTAGTGCAGCCAAGGTTATTCCTCCGGGCAGCACCCTACTACGCTGGCCTATACTTTATTGCTTGGGCTTGCGGAAAAACACGTCTCCGCTAATAGATTCCAGCTTGAGCAGCGGACCACTGCCGCTGGCCAACGCCCCGCGTAATTGGTACCCCACAATGGGGTTGTCTTTCCGATTCTCGAATGCCACCTCTTGGTCGGTGTACACCTCGCCGGTAATGGTTTTCAAGGCAATGGCGGCGGCTTTGGTAGGCGGCCAGCTAACATCCACGAAGCCACTGATGGACTTGGCTTCCAGCGGCCCCGTCAGCCCCACCACGTCGATATTGCCGGTGATGGTTCGCACGCTGACATCGGCGCCCGCGGGCACCATAATGTCGTAGTTGATGGTGGAGCACACGGTCGCCCCATCCTTGGGGCCCTTGTCTGAAGAGCCGAAATAACTGCTTGTGGTTCTGTTAGGCGGACAGTCGCCGGGCTTAGCAGTGGCGAGTATCTCTTTGCTGAGGTCAGTTGCTACGGTTACGTTGCTCGACGTTTCGCTGAAAGAGAATTGCAGCGCCTCGTTGAGCTTGTTGTCGTTGATGTCGACTGTGGCCCGCACGTGCAGCTGGTTGTCGGTGGCCGGCCGGATACGAATGGCGTTGCCAAACCGCAAATCCAGCACAATTCGCTGACCAGTTTTGATGGCCGCGTTTTCCTCGATGATTTTCTGGGCGAAAGCCGGCCTGGTAGCACCGGCCATCACTCCAACAAGCAGGAAAAGCATTAGAAACCGATGCATGAGTTAGAGTTTTAGGAGGTTGGAACTGAAAAGAAAGAGTTGTCAGAGGCAAGCCCGGCAACGTCACTGCAGGAGCTTGTCGAGTAGGTTGCGCATCACTTCTTCACCATTTTTTCTGTAGATGAAGCCATGATTTCCTTGCTCAACCGTTTCTAGGTGCCAAGCGGTGGCTTCCGCTTTGTGCAGGTTGTAAGTGGCTAGCACGTTCTTGTACAGATACAGGCTATCATCTTTGGCATGCAGCGAGTAGAAGGGCTTGGCTGACAACGCCTTGAAATTGATGTCGCCTACTTGCAGCTTGGGCAGCGCGGCGAAACTGTAGAAGCCCGCAAACAAGTTGGAGTGGTGGCTAGCAAACCAAAACGTGGCGGAGCCTCCGTTCGACATGCCACCCAGGTACACTTGCTTGGCGTCGATATGATAGGTTTGCTTGGCGGCACTAACTACATCCAGCACGTATTGAAAGGAAGCCAGCTGGTTCATCCAGCCAAAGTCTTTTCTGGCGAAAGGATACAGCACAATGGCGTTGTAGCGCTCCGCCAGCGCAAATATGGATTCGGTGGCGTACTCTGGATCTTTGTACTGAAACTGCTTGGTGGACCCTACCCCACCGTGCAGGTACACAATGGTTTTATGTGGTTTAGCCGGGTCGTAGTGGGTGGGCACGTACACCCAGTAAGGCACTTGCAGCGAGTCGGCTTGTATGAAATACAACGCAACCCCAGTAGGCGCTTTCCTGAACGTGTTGCCACTGCGAGGCCGAATGGCGTTGCCGGTTGTTTTGGCTAGCCACTGCTTTTCCACGGCCGCAATGCTATCAGCCGATAGCTTTTTCTGCGCTTGAACTGGTCTGCCGACGGCTAACAGTACCAGCAAGAGTAGCAGGAAGTGCTTCCTATACCGGGCCGGCCGCTCGCTGTTGCGCTTGCTGGGCACGTACTGTTCTGGTAGCATAACGGAGCCGCGCATGGTATTCGTTACTTGGCTTTGCGCACGAATATGTCGCCGCTGATGGTTTTGAGGGACAACGTAGGACCACCGCCGTTGACGTTGCCGCTCACCGTCTGCCCGCCTATCCGGTTCATGTTGTCGGCGCCTTTACCCAGGTTGATGTCGAAGTCGGTGTAGATTTCGCCGGAGATAGAGCGCAGCGCCAAGTTGGCTTTAGTAGCGGCGGGCATCGTTACGTCTAGGTCGCCGCTGACCAGCGAGATGGAACTTGGCTCGGGGCGCATTCCAGAGAACCGCACCGTAACGTCGCCGCTGACGCTGTTGGCTACCACGGGGCCCGCCACGTTTAGCAGCTTCAGGTCGCCGCTTTTCAGGGTGGCTTCAATGCTGCCTTCCACGTCCCGAATGATTAGGTCGCCGCTGTTCCAGTTGGTTTCGGTGAATACCACCGCCGTCCGGCGTGGCACCCGAATCGTGTAGGCGGCATCTTTACGGGAGGCTTTCACCACCCGCAGCGTGTTGCCGGTGCCCGGCGTCACCGACAGCCCTATTTGGGTGTTGTCCTCGGCTGAGTTATACACAGCCCGCAGTCCTTGAGCTTGTTTGGGCAGGGCCTCGTACCCATTGCCCCGGATGACGAGTTCGTCGCCGTCGTAGCCTTCCACGGTGATGTCGCTGCCCTGCATTTCCAGGACCACTTTGCGGTCTTGACGGCTGTTGAACTTGGCTTTAAATTCTTGTGCATGCAGCCCAACACTAGCGGTGAGCAGCGTTATGGCGGTGAGAACGAAGGTCTTTTTCATGAGTTAAAATCAATAGGTCGGGAGAAGGGGGAAAGGCAATTCGCCAGGGCCACACGCTACGTAAGACATCCGGATGTCTTGCGCAGCCTGCGCGTTGTGTTGGATTAGGCAAGCCTAAATCAGCAGTCCGAGGCCATTTGCAGCTTGCTGGCGCACGGCAGGCAGTGCCTCTGGCTGGCGCGAGAGCCGTTCCAGGGTTGGCACAGCCCGCTTGTCGCGCAGGGCTACCAGCAATTCAATAAGGGTGATTTGCACGTTGGGGTCATTCTGGTTGGGCAGGGCCTGTACCAGAGCAGGGCCTACCCGAGGGTCGGCACGGAGGCGGAAAAGGGCTTCGCAGGCGGCCAGCCGCACATTGGGGTTCGGGTCGGCGTTGAGGGTGTTGATGAGCACTTGCACGGCGGGGTCGCCGGGCTGCACGGTGGCGGGCGCTTCGGCTACCAGGCTAATGCGGCGGCTGGCAGTAGCGGGCTGGCTGGTAGCAGCCGTCAGGTGAGCAGCCAATGTTTCGCTGGCAGCAGGTTGCTGAGAGGCCACATCAAGGGAAGTGGCCGGACGCAGTATCAGCCCAAACAAGGCTCCTACGGCCAGCAGCGCAATGCTAGCGGCTATCCGGAGCCAGCGGGCCGTGGGCGTCGGGGCCCAGAAGGCCACTACTTTCGCCTCGGCCGGCGCTTCTGATGGCGTAGCTGTGGCTTTGGGCAACGCCATTTTTTCTTCGGCCAACTGCGCCAGAAAGTTGTCGCGCAGGGCCAGCGGCGGCATCGGAAACACTTGGTCGTCAATGCACGCTAGTAACTCCCGTAGCTGCTTTAGTTGGGTGCGGCACGCCAGGCAGGCTGGCAAATGGGCTTCCACCTGCGCCGTTTCCACCGCCGAAAGCTCTTTTTCGGCGTAGCCAGCCAGCAACGGCGCTATGGCCTCGCAGTCGGCAGGGGTGGATGCTTGATGGTTGAAGGACTCGTTCATTGTATGGGTTCGGGGCTAGGCCCACGGTTTTTAGCTGAAGTACACTTTGCGCAACGCTTCTAAGGCACGGTGGGCTTTCACGCGGGCAGCGCCGGCCGTGCAGCCCAGCATCTCCCCTATCTCCGTGTAGTCGAAGCCCTGGAAGCGGTGCAACACCAGGATTTCGCGCTGCTCAGCTGGCAGCAGGTTCAAGGCTTCCTGCAAGGCCTGCTTTTGGTCAGCGGACTGGCAGTTGGCCTGCGCAGCGCGGCCGTGGCTGGCGGTCCGCTCCACCCCCTCGATGTCAGCGACGGGCTGTTGGCGACGGCTTTTCTGCCAGTGGTCGGCGTGTACGTGGCGGGCCAATTGGTAGAGCCACGCCCGCACCGGCTGGCCGGGCTGGTAGCTGGCTCGGTATTTCATGGCCCGGTAGAACACGTTTTGGGTGAGGTCTTGCCCCACTTCCGTGTCGCCACCGCTCAACCGGCACAGAAAGCCAAACAGCGGGCCTTGGTAGCGCTCGAACAACGGCACCATCTGGTCCAGGTTGTCAGCCTTTACCTGAGCCATTAGCTCTTCGTCGCTTGTCGCAACTACCTGCATTCTAACAAGTGAAAGAAACGTGGATGATTGATTTTGGACCGATTACCGGCGGCACGGCTATTCGTTACAAGCGGTACCAATTATTTTTCTCACCCAAGAAAGCAGCTTTCCGCCGGCTACCGATACCCGGCTTGCCAAACGCGAAAAAGCCAGCCCATAAGGACCGGCTTTTTCGTGTTTACTAGTGACTCAGGTTTACTTACAACGATGTCTATCTGACCCTTGTCAGGTCTTAAAGTAACAAGCCCAACAGACGCTAACTCCTACGCTGACGCTCCAGCGTCACGCGGGCACGGTGGCAGATGCCTCCTAAAGGTGGGTTGAATTTGGAAACGCTGATTTGTACGGCTTCGATGTAGGGAAACTCTTCCAGCACTCTGTCCAGCACGCGGTGGGCGAGATGCTCCAGTAGCCGTGCCGGGGCCAACATTTCTTCGCGCACCACGCGGTATAGCACTTCGTAGTTTACCGTTTCGTGCAGGCGGTCGGAAGCGCCAGAGGCATGCAAGTC is from Hymenobacter tibetensis and encodes:
- a CDS encoding HEAT repeat domain-containing protein, with translation MNESFNHQASTPADCEAIAPLLAGYAEKELSAVETAQVEAHLPACLACRTQLKQLRELLACIDDQVFPMPPLALRDNFLAQLAEEKMALPKATATPSEAPAEAKVVAFWAPTPTARWLRIAASIALLAVGALFGLILRPATSLDVASQQPAASETLAAHLTAATSQPATASRRISLVAEAPATVQPGDPAVQVLINTLNADPNPNVRLAACEALFRLRADPRVGPALVQALPNQNDPNVQITLIELLVALRDKRAVPTLERLSRQPEALPAVRQQAANGLGLLI
- a CDS encoding DUF4097 family beta strand repeat-containing protein; the protein is MKKTFVLTAITLLTASVGLHAQEFKAKFNSRQDRKVVLEMQGSDITVEGYDGDELVIRGNGYEALPKQAQGLRAVYNSAEDNTQIGLSVTPGTGNTLRVVKASRKDAAYTIRVPRRTAVVFTETNWNSGDLIIRDVEGSIEATLKSGDLKLLNVAGPVVANSVSGDVTVRFSGMRPEPSSISLVSGDLDVTMPAATKANLALRSISGEIYTDFDINLGKGADNMNRIGGQTVSGNVNGGGPTLSLKTISGDIFVRKAK
- a CDS encoding RNA polymerase sigma factor: MQVVATSDEELMAQVKADNLDQMVPLFERYQGPLFGFLCRLSGGDTEVGQDLTQNVFYRAMKYRASYQPGQPVRAWLYQLARHVHADHWQKSRRQQPVADIEGVERTASHGRAAQANCQSADQKQALQEALNLLPAEQREILVLHRFQGFDYTEIGEMLGCTAGAARVKAHRALEALRKVYFS
- the folB gene encoding dihydroneopterin aldolase — protein: MGQIALEGMEFFAFHGYYDEEQKIGNKYGVDLYITTDLHASGASDRLHETVNYEVLYRVVREEMLAPARLLEHLAHRVLDRVLEEFPYIEAVQISVSKFNPPLGGICHRARVTLERQRRS